ATTCTGTTAAAAATTGCTAATAaatgtttatgattttttttttgaataataagCTTAATTTGGTTTGGAGCCTGTTCCTTTACCATTTTCTTTGTATAACATACAGCTTTTTATCGTTGTGCTTGATTTTTCATTGGTTTGATCTTACTGTTATTAGGAAGGTTGGTACAATCAACTAGCAGAGTGGGAATACTGTCAAAATAACAGCACAGTTTGTCCGGACCTGTAAGTTTATGCTCATTATTCTTGTGTCTTCGCATCTAAGAGATTATACTTAATGGTTGAACGATTTGACATATAGAAAAGTACAGCAACGGAAAAAGGGCATGAAATTATAGTGTGTTTCTTCTGCTTAAGTAAAATCTATGTATGGAATAACGTTTAATTGATTTCATTTCATATGCTATGTCAAAATAATTTTCGtaaattttgaaactgttaGTAGAAAAAGATGCATCATTGCTCACACATGCAGATTTATTGGTTGTTTGCTTGAGATCCAATTTTCTATTTGAATATAAAGATAGCAATTTGATTTCAGATATTAACAAGGAATAGGAAAATTTTAGACATGATTTTGTTTTCCACCGTCAAATCGTGCAGGTATGCTTCTGAAAGCATTAGCCTAGCTTGCAAGTTTGCCTACAAGAATGCCACGCCTGGAAGTACTCTGgaaggtattttttttttcagaattaATGACAATTGAATTGTAAATCGCGTTCAAGCAACCCAATAAATCCATTTTATCCAATCATAGTCAGACAGAACACATCATTTGTGCAGACATATTCTGAtcgaaattatttattttctagtAATCCAATAATCCAATTGATCGGCCAATGTCATTGTATCTTATATTCAGAACAATATATTGGATTCAatgcaaataaaatcataaactaTAGTGTATTTTGCATTTCTAATGCGAATTTTATTCTTTGCAATCGAAAAATGAACTTTCATATTTTGCAATTTGAATCACTGTCTGAATTTTCCATCAAGTGGTACCTTTCAATTTCGGTTCCGACGTTCCATCTCAGCATCAATTGATCAAATTTTCAATTGATGATTTGAGTTACACGAAAAAAGTTCGTgtctaaattgcaaaaattaaaaacactataatccatgatttttatttacatataaCACCATTATATTATAGGTTTTTAAACCGACCTTCTTAAGCAACTTCAGCCACGCACATGGCCAGCTCAATTGcaaatataaaatcaccatgATTCTGCATGCTGAGAGGTGCTGGTCTACCAAAATCGTCGTTTGCTTCATCAAGAATCTTTTTAGCCTATTGcccggaaaaaaattaaaaaaaacacttcCCGTTTCGTGTAGTTCTCTAATTCTTTGAATGCTGTGATGCAGATAATTACTTTCTTTCTCGATTGCCTATTGTGGAAAAAAGGCTTGCTCAAGGTGGCATTCGCTTAGCTGCTACTCTTAACCGCATTTTTTCTTCTCGAAGCAAAATCGCTCAAGCATGAAAGATTAATTGTATATATTGGAAGGATGACTTGTTGACTTCATTGCATAATATTGCTTAGAAGCCTTATCTTATCCCTGGAATATGCTCTTTAAATGGGAATTTAATACTTGCACTCAATGAGAACCTGTTGCTTGTAGAATACTTGTTATATTAAAAAACTTTTGATGTCTATATATCAACTAATTTCTTAAGGTGGGCTCagtttatatttcattttgtttgTCATATTTTGGTAAAGAAATTCAAATAGtgaaaaaaaagaatatttgaGAATGGATGCGATCGGAGGTTTTTATAGACGGTCGCGGTTTACATTGTTACTGTTTTTCAGTTTGGCCATCATTCTAGCGCCTGGAGCTCTTGGCTGGAGCAAGGAGGGTCACATAATAACATGTCGGATTGCACAGGTAATATATAAGATGTAGGGGTGTacaaaaatcgaaccaaacagAACCAAATCGACAAATTTTGTTCGGTTCAGtttgaaattataaacaaaatttgGTTTTCGTTTCGGTTTTAgacattaaaaatttagttaagtTATAATGTAAATCGAACCGAACTGAAACCCAAACAAACCGACCGGTtcggtttggatttttttaatttctcaaaatcttagttcggttcgattttgaaaaataaatttattgtttCGATTGGTTCGGTTCATTTTGAACATAATGCACACCTCAAATATGATGTTTCTCTTCCTACTTATGAAGCAAATTGGAACCAAAAAAACAATGAACCAACCAAGAGGtcttatgaaattttaatttctgtTATCACTAATAATTCCTATCTATATATCACGCAAACATTGAAACCGGGAATGCCAAAACAGAAAAATGATGTATTTTAAGGTTATAAATACCGAGTTTCGGAGTTTCACAAGTGTTCTCAAAAATGGAAACAAAATGTCAAGATACAGGACTCGGaaagttttcgtgcaacataggtTTCTGTTGATGAATCTAATCCTTTTCTCTGCCTTGTAAAACCAGTCTAAGGAGTAAGCCTTATGTAATTTGCTTTATCAACAGAACCTTTTAGGAGCTGAAGCAGCACATGCTGTAGAACAGTTGCTGCCTCATAATCTTAATGGGGACTTATCAGCTCTATGCACATGGCCGGACCAAATCAGGCACTGGTATAAGTACAGGTGGACAAGCACTCTACACTATATTGATACCCCAGACAAAGCCTGCACATTTGATTATTCAAGTAAGACTACTACAAGCCTGTAATGCTATATATTGACCATTGCGGTTTTCTGCTATTCATTTGTTGTGTTGTAGGAAAACTTCTCGAATTGTATATTTCCGCGTTTCTGTTTCTTAAACACACTTCAGAAACTCCAAAACGCTATAGTTCATATGTGTAACTTgagtttgttttgtattgtATTGCATTAGGGGACTGTGAAAGTGATCGGTGTGTGTCTGGTGCTATTCAGAATTTTACGTCACAGCTTCTGCACTACAAGGAAGGATCAACAGATCGTCGATGTAAGTCATAAGAACCATGAAGTTATGCTACTTCTTTGATTTCATCTGCTAACTCAGAGTCTTAAATTTGCAGATAATCTGACAGAAGCATTGCTGTTCTTGTCTCACTTCATGGGAGATATTCATCAGCCACTGCATGTTGGATTCACCAGCGACGAAGGTGGAAACACAATCGATTTGCGTTGGTTCAGGCGCAAATCTAATCTTCATCATGTAAGCATATATATAAAGAATCAAGAGTATAATATTTTTCCTAAATGGTTTGTGAGAAATTGTTTGTTTAATACAGGTATGGGATAGCGATATAATTACAACAGCTTTAAAAGATTACTATGAAAACGACATGGACCTGCTTCAACAATCTATAGAGGGTAACTTCACAGATGTAAGTAATTTTTGATGGCATAACCTATTTCCGAGTCTCTGCACTTCTCTTTGACATTGAAtccctttatttttatttttatttttagagaacGAGTCCTGCTCTTTTCTTTttggttaatgtcaaaaaaaatagaAGTGCAGGGACGGACATGGATTACTTAGTGTGATCTGATTCCTGTTACTATGATAAAACAGGGAATTTGGTATGACGACGTATCAACATGGAAAGATTGTGACGATCTCTTGGCATGTCCGAACAAGTGAGTTCTTTTGTGAGATGTTATGTTGCACGGAAAGTTATTGATTCTTATGTTTCAGCATTTTGTTTCGTTTTCCAAAAAGACTTATGAAGCTCTCGTACTATACATTTATAATCTATTCttataataaaatacaattttaccATTTTCTGTTTCGACATTTCcattttcgtgcaacataaTACACAAGATGTTTGTTTGTTACATAGGTATGCTGTAGAGGGCATAAGCTTAGCTTGTAAATGGGGTTACAACGGAGTAAAAGAAGGCGATACTCTTTCAGGTACTACATTATATGTTGAAGTGGCATCACTAGTTCACCGGTCAATCATTTCCGATAgctaaaaatgtttaattatagtACTGATAATGGATTTATGTGATTATAAATAGATGATTACTTCAATTCAAGAATGACAATTGTGATGAAACGCATTGCTCAAGGGGGTGTTCGTTTAGCTATGTTCTTAAACCATATATTTGGTGATTCTGAAGAAGGAAATACAGCATCAGCAACATAAGTTATGGTTCAATTAATCTTTTTAGAGAAATTTGATTTCGGTTAGGTTCAGTTCGGTTCGGATAATCATCATCAATTGTTCATTTCCTTAAATATGTAATATGTTCAACACTCACTTTCGTAGTTGTATAAATGTAGAATGTGCAGAATCTGATTTAATGACAATCttctatttctttctttctctctttaCTTCACTTTAGTTTTTGTAATCTCTGAAAAcagaagaaaataataataataataagttaAAACACAAGCTGAAAAGAGATAAAAATGCACGAGTAGAAGAATATCTCGAAGGATTTCCGAAGGAGAAGAAGTATCTTTCTTCGTACTGGTGGATGGAGAGACTGCTGCTATTCACTTAGAATCTGCTCAGGACCATAAGCGCGCGTTAGTGATGGCGATACGGGGTCTAATACCTGTGGAACGGGGGCATATTCGCCAGCACCAATATTGACACGAGAACTTCAGTCCGCGGTTATGGAATCTATCATTCTTCCGACAGTTAAAGGAATGACAGTAGGGTGTTGCAAGTTTGTTAGAGTTCTGTATGCTGGACTAATGATTGAGAAGAAGTCTGGCTTACCTAAGCTGAGCGAGTATAATGTTTGTTTTGGAGATCCAGAGTGTCAGGTTAGTCACATCACATATCCATAACGAGCATTTCATAAGCCTATTGAAATGTTCTCTCCAACTTAGGGCTCCTATCATTAAATCGAACTTTACAAACGCTCGCTAAATCCATCTAAACTATATCTAATGTCCCAATAaactcattttttttcaaaaccgcCCGACCtccttttttcaaaaaattcccAAAATACcctaatatatttaaaaaacaaactaaatcaatctaaccaaatctaaagtCACCCACCCAACTAAATTCAACATAAACCATTTACCCAACCAAATTAAACCTAGAACcatctaatcaaatttaaaatcaacaccCACACATCCGCCGTAAACCATCTCTGCCACCTTCGgtcaaaaaaaattaccgaccaaaaattaaaaaatatatttttttatcagagCTACGGAGAACAGACCAACCAAGATCTGTCCAAAAAATACCATTTCTGATTCTTAAAGCATCATTTTCAATATTATAGAACAATATATATGGCAatcgaattttattttaatttatataaaacaaaaatttctaAACTTTGAAGTATAGTTTTTTCAAAGGCTCAGTTTGCCACGTGGTACCGGGCGGCTGTCCATCAAATTGGACGGCTCCCGTATTATAGGAGCAACAAAGAAAAACCCAGCCAATTGAGCATTTGGTCTTAATTTCAACCAATAGTAATCTGACACGTAGAATCTCTCAGCCTACAAGCTTGACACGTAATCCTCTGCTTTGAACCGTTGCATAGTATGCTGTCACACGCTTACTcctttttccatattttcagGAGCTTGTGGATCCCACATGGCCTATTTTCATCCGTTGATTGTGTATTTAAAACCCAATAGTAGTACACCTCATTATAGACTTGCCCGCACTTGATCACATAAACCCTTAGGAAATCTCCAACTAGGGTTTAAGCAGCCAGAAGAGTCAAACAGTCAgcttattaagttgaaaaccctAAACTACCCATCTCGCCTTGCAATAAATCCCAAACAACAAGGACAAAACCGTCTTTTCATACCAAAAACCATCATAAACGGTGTCGTTCTATGAGAAAGTTCTTTAGTCCATTTTCTTCTAGAAGAAAACACTGAACATCCTCGAACTCTgttatttcattttctttaacaattttattatCTTAGTAGTATCGTATAGGTTTCTTATAAAGCTTTCTTGCTGCTCAAGTTTGTTTCTATAAACAATTGTGATTTTAATCCTCTTCATTACTGTCTATGttcattgattttatttttctttagcTTAGTCATCAACTTTTTATTAATCAGCGGATCCAGAAATCTTGGATTCAGATTCAAACTTTGAATGCAGCCAAAAACATAGCATCTTATGAAGGATTAAATCTTGAAATAAGGTCGTTTTGTCCAAGTGTTCCGTTTCTCCGTGTGCGGGTGCGTGCTACTTAGTCTAAAAGCTTGTTTAGATTTATGGAGTGCTGAAATTCGTTGTTCTAGTTGTTTCTGCCATGgttgtaaatttaaaattttcatggttttttttaatgtatgtGATGTGATCTTTCccagtaaaaaaaaatcacattttctgCTAGGATTTTAGTATCTGCTCATTAAAATAATACCATATCTTGTAATATAAGGAATATTCTAACACTTATGCCAGATCTGTCACTTTTAAACTGTAAAATGAAAGTATATTTTTCTGAATCTAATGTTATTCCCATGTTTATAATGGTATGTATAGTACAGCATCTAAATTCAGTATTtcgattagtaatttttttaacatacaAACCAATGCTGACCCTGGATCACATGGATTAAATTTTTGCAATTGTTTAATGGCAGCCTCTAGCTCTGTACATGCTGTGAATTTTTTAATCAGGTTACCAACTTGTGTATATACTGTCAAAATGTAGTTCAAAAAAATTAGAAGATGAGATTTTTTTTGCTGAAATTTAATCATTTAGtataaaaagtttacaaatttcAGGTATGTTTGGAGTATATGACAGGTTATTATTTATGCTTATGAGTTATGAGGAAAGCtaagtttagttttgtttttcttgtctCAATTAGTCTTGGAAAAGATCGTTCTCACACCAACCAAactcctaaaataaaattttctttgGACtttactttggatttgttttacttGCTGTCTTTTCTTGTCCGAATCCCGTCGAATTGTCTTGTTCTATTTAAGTCTAACCTTGTGCTCTTCTTTGCATTATACATGCCATTGCCATTGCCATAGCTAATTTGCTCACTCTTGTGCAGATTCAATAGTAAAGATCAGATCTTTTATTCAGAACAGAAACTCTCATGGCATTTGCTAGAATTGCCAGGACTGGCTTGCGAAGAACAGGATGCACAAGCGGTAGTTATGCTAGTCATAAGTTGTATTCATCTTCCTTCGAAAATGTGGCAGCAGGCAGCAATTTTTCGTACCTTTCGAGCATTAACAGGGTAAATCATTCAAGTTATTGGAGCAGGGGAATCAGTGGAACCCCAAGTTACCAATTTCCTAACGCGGAGAGAATCATAGATGAGCATGATGAACCTAAGTATCCGGGTTTAGAAGCGACCAAACCTGGCGAAAAGCCGAGGGTGGTTGTACTTGGGACCGGATGGGCAGCATGCCGATTCATGAAAGGACTTGACACCAAGATTTATGATGTTGTTTGCATATCACCAAGAAATCACATGGTTTTTACTCCTTTACTTGCTTCAACTTGTGTCGGAACACTTGAATTTCGATCTGTAGCTGAGCCTGTTAGCCGAATACAATCAGCATTGTCAGGAGATGCCAACTCATATTTTTACCTAGCTTCCTGCAATGGCATTGACACAGACAAACATGAAGTGAGTCTTTCTTTTCCTGCTATTTGTTTGTAGTTTTCATATTAAGTAACACGAACACTTCATTAAGTCAATGATTCCCGTTTTGGATACTTGGCATATCGTATACAAAACTTCAACAGGAAACCTTAACATAACACGGTTTTTCTGTGACCGTGTCTAAATGTCCCGTTTCCCCATATCCATGTCTGTCCTACATATGATATGCATTATTCAGTCTATTGGTAGGCCACTAGACATGAAATAAAATGCAACAAAAAGCCTGAAAATATAAGTGATAGTTTGGATTCTGGCCTTGTCATGTCAGCATAAGTTGCATTCCAAAAATGTCCCATATATGACTATTGTTCCATTCTGTGATCAGGTATACTGTGAGACTGTTAGCAATGGTGGATTACCGCAGGAGCCTTACAAGTTTAAAGTTGCATATGATAAACTTGTGATTGCTTCTGGGGCTGAGCCTCTGACATTTGGTATCAAGGGAGTAGAGGAGCATGCATTTTTTCTTAGAGAAGTAAATCATGCTCAAGAAATAAGGAAGAAGCTCCTCTTGAACCTCATGCTCTCTGAAAATCCAGGTGAGTGTCTAGTTCAAATTATAGTCATT
This region of Mercurialis annua linkage group LG1-X, ddMerAnnu1.2, whole genome shotgun sequence genomic DNA includes:
- the LOC126662858 gene encoding endonuclease 1, producing MDAIGGFYRRSRFTLLLFFSLAIILAPGALGWSKEGHIITCRIAQNLLGAEAAHAVEQLLPHNLNGDLSALCTWPDQIRHWYKYRWTSTLHYIDTPDKACTFDYSRDCESDRCVSGAIQNFTSQLLHYKEGSTDRRYNLTEALLFLSHFMGDIHQPLHVGFTSDEGGNTIDLRWFRRKSNLHHVWDSDIITTALKDYYENDMDLLQQSIEGNFTDGIWYDDVSTWKDCDDLLACPNKYAVEGISLACKWGYNGVKEGDTLSDDYFNSRMTIVMKRIAQGGVRLAMFLNHIFGDSEEGNTASAT